Proteins from one Flammeovirgaceae bacterium genomic window:
- a CDS encoding type B 50S ribosomal protein L31 → MKKEIHPDYKEVIFWDTSCDFKFLTRSTATSTETDKWTDGKEYPVIKIEVSSASHPFYTGKKMFMDTAGRVEKFQKKYGKKA, encoded by the coding sequence ATGAAGAAGGAGATACACCCGGACTATAAAGAGGTCATTTTTTGGGACACCTCGTGCGATTTCAAGTTTTTGACCCGTTCCACGGCCACCTCCACGGAGACCGACAAGTGGACGGATGGCAAGGAATACCCGGTGATCAAAATCGAGGTAAGCTCCGCGTCCCACCCATTTTATACCGGCAAGAAGATGTTTATGGACACGGCCGGCCGCGTGGAGAAATTTCAAAAGAAATATGGAAAGAAGGCGTAG
- a CDS encoding GlmU family protein, which translates to MNLILFDDPGFSLDLSPFTLTRPVSEIRIGIFTITEKWERYLGTQASFHTAGYLAEKYPVKNTGDNLLVNGAVCPDKQLAKAITGLKKEEAISKNGILVAARTQSTSFDNVKVVEFENDITLIDQVWKIFQYNGQQLRHDFALLARGRKSQPINDPHTRVYGEVGQDIFLEEGATVRAAVLNADNGPIYLGKNTQVQEGALVRGPFALCEGSHVNMGAKIRGDSTVGPHSKVGGEISNSVIFGFSNKAHDGFLGNSVIGEWCNLGADTNTSNLKNNYEEIKIWNYKKGGFVRTGLQFCGLVMGDHGKCGINTMFNTGTVVGVGCNIFGSGFPRTFIPSFAWGGAAGFDTFQLDKMLGTAKKVFERRGKTLEASDMKILQHLFETTAANRVWEKNTERK; encoded by the coding sequence ATGAATTTAATCCTCTTTGACGATCCCGGCTTTAGCCTTGACCTTTCCCCATTTACGCTCACAAGGCCGGTATCGGAAATAAGGATAGGGATATTCACCATTACTGAAAAATGGGAAAGATACCTGGGCACGCAGGCCTCCTTTCACACCGCGGGTTACCTGGCTGAAAAATACCCGGTCAAAAACACCGGGGACAACCTATTGGTAAATGGTGCCGTGTGCCCCGACAAGCAACTGGCAAAGGCCATTACCGGGTTAAAAAAGGAGGAGGCTATTTCAAAAAATGGTATCCTGGTGGCGGCACGCACCCAAAGCACTTCTTTTGACAATGTAAAGGTCGTTGAATTTGAAAACGACATCACCCTGATCGACCAGGTGTGGAAAATTTTTCAATACAACGGCCAGCAGCTCAGGCATGATTTTGCCCTGCTTGCCCGGGGCAGGAAATCCCAACCAATAAACGACCCCCACACGAGGGTATATGGCGAGGTGGGCCAGGATATTTTCCTGGAAGAGGGGGCAACCGTCAGGGCCGCGGTGCTCAATGCGGATAATGGCCCTATTTATCTCGGTAAAAACACACAAGTCCAGGAAGGCGCACTGGTCAGGGGGCCATTTGCCTTGTGCGAGGGCTCGCATGTAAACATGGGGGCAAAAATCCGGGGCGACTCTACCGTGGGGCCGCACTCAAAGGTGGGGGGCGAAATAAGCAACTCGGTCATCTTTGGCTTTAGCAACAAGGCCCATGACGGCTTTTTGGGAAATTCGGTAATTGGCGAATGGTGCAACCTCGGTGCGGACACCAACACCTCCAACCTGAAAAACAACTACGAGGAAATAAAAATCTGGAACTATAAGAAAGGGGGCTTTGTGCGCACCGGCCTGCAGTTTTGCGGGTTGGTCATGGGCGACCACGGCAAATGTGGCATTAATACCATGTTCAATACCGGCACCGTGGTGGGCGTGGGGTGCAACATATTTGGTAGCGGCTTTCCCCGCACCTTCATCCCTTCCTTTGCCTGGGGCGGGGCAGCAGGCTTTGACACCTTTCAACTGGACAAAATGCTAGGCACGGCAAAAAAAGTTTTTGAACGGAGGGGCAAAACCCTGGAGGCTTCAGACATGAAAATATTACAACACCTTTTTGAAACCACCGCGGCCAATCGGGTGTGGGAAAAAAACACGGAAAGAAAATGA